From one Thalassobaculum sp. OXR-137 genomic stretch:
- a CDS encoding two-component system sensor histidine kinase NtrB has protein sequence MTAVATVGPDRVPSYMDGNTVLNALPWAVIVLDGDNCVLSLNIAAENLLASSVAAAAGRSLTDWVPQDSPLLGMIAQSRTSQSGLSDYDLEIESPRIGQIVVNVQIAPIPEVAGAVAVNLQERTIASKMHRQLSYRGAARSVSAMASMLAHEVKNPLSGIRGAAQLLEQSVHGDEQILTRLICDETDRICALVDRMEVFSDERPIERTAVNIHEVLERCRRVAQNGFGRKATFIERYDPSLPAVLGNHDLLVQVFLNLIKNASEAVPEEGGEITLTTSYRHGMRVAVAGSRERVHLPLQVTVQDNGPGIPEELQANLFEPFVTTKTNGSGLGLAFVAKAVADHGGVIEVDSVPRRTILRLTLPIVDAPKPRRVRRRRDQQGVPGTETGGSTNI, from the coding sequence ATGACGGCAGTGGCGACGGTGGGACCGGATCGTGTCCCGTCCTACATGGACGGCAACACGGTACTGAACGCTCTGCCCTGGGCGGTGATCGTCCTCGACGGCGACAATTGCGTGCTGTCCCTGAACATCGCCGCCGAGAACCTTCTGGCCTCCAGCGTGGCCGCCGCCGCCGGGCGCAGCCTGACCGACTGGGTGCCCCAGGACAGCCCGCTGCTCGGCATGATCGCCCAGTCCCGCACGTCCCAGTCGGGGCTGAGCGACTACGACCTGGAGATCGAGTCCCCGCGCATCGGTCAGATCGTGGTGAACGTGCAGATCGCGCCGATCCCCGAAGTAGCGGGTGCGGTCGCGGTGAACCTCCAGGAACGCACCATCGCGTCGAAGATGCACCGCCAGCTCTCCTACCGCGGCGCCGCCCGGTCGGTCAGCGCCATGGCGTCCATGCTCGCCCATGAGGTGAAGAACCCGCTGTCCGGCATCCGCGGGGCGGCCCAGCTTCTCGAACAGTCGGTGCACGGGGACGAGCAGATCCTCACCCGGCTGATCTGCGACGAGACGGACCGGATCTGCGCCCTGGTCGACCGCATGGAGGTGTTCAGCGACGAACGCCCGATCGAGCGCACCGCCGTCAACATCCACGAGGTGCTGGAGCGCTGCCGCCGGGTCGCCCAGAACGGCTTCGGCCGCAAGGCGACCTTCATCGAGCGCTATGACCCGTCGCTGCCGGCGGTGCTCGGCAATCACGACCTGCTGGTTCAGGTCTTTCTCAACCTGATCAAGAACGCCAGCGAGGCGGTGCCGGAGGAGGGGGGCGAGATCACCCTGACCACCAGCTACCGCCACGGCATGCGGGTGGCCGTCGCCGGCTCGCGCGAGCGGGTGCATCTGCCGCTGCAGGTCACCGTGCAGGACAACGGCCCCGGCATTCCCGAGGAGCTTCAGGCCAACCTGTTCGAGCCCTTCGTGACGACCAAGACCAACGGATCCGGCCTGGGCCTCGCCTTCGTCGCCAAGGCGGTGGCCGACCATGGGGGCGTGATCGAGGTGGATTCGGTGCCGCGCCGCACGATCCTGCGCCTCACCCTGCCGATCGTCGATGCGCCCAAGCCGCGCCGCGTGCGCCGCCGGCGCGATCAGCAGGGCGTTCCGGGAACCGAAACCGGTGGGAGCACCAACATATGA